GTACCGCCCGCTGGGCAACAGGTCCCAGCTCCTCCAACGCGGCCACCAGCAACCCCAGTTGCTCCAACGCGTCCAGCGCCGCATTCGCCCCCGCCGCATCCACCCCCTCGTACAACTCGATGCCCACGAAGGACGCGGCGACCGCACGCGCCAGCCCCGCCGGATCCGTGAACTCCCCGAACGGCGTCCCCGCCAGCACCCGCCTGAGGACGTCCTCGATCTCGACGATCCACAACTCGAGCCCCGCCGCCGTGGCGGGCCCGAGGGTGTCGTGCGTCTGGGCGCCGGCCAGCAGCTGCCCGAGGAGGGCGACATGGCCGCCCTCCTGTTCCGCCTCGTGGATCTGCCGGCCGACCGCCAGGAGTTCGGACAGCGAGGTCACCGCCGAGAAACGCGGGCGGTACCGCGCCACCGACCGCTCGGCCCCGTACCGGCACGCGGCGGCCAGCAGCTCGTCCACCGAGCCGAAGTGGTAGAAGACCAGGGCCTGATTGACCCCGGCCGCCGTCGCGATCGTACGGGCCGACACCTTGGCGATGCCCTGCTCGGTGAGTGTCCGCAGCGCGCCTTCGAGGAGTTTGGTCTTCGTCTCCTGGGACTTCGCCGTCTCGGGGCTCATGCGCGGGATTCCTCGCGTAGGGGGCGCAGCCCGGGGCGCACTCCGCGGGTCGCGATGTCGGAGTACGTCGCCGTGAAGGAACCGTCGTAGCCGAAGAGCGGTCCGAAGTACCTGTTCACCACGCGGACCCGGATACGGAAGCGGCCGGCCGTGTCGTCGTACGACTCCCGTACCTCCGCCGTCGCGCCGATCAGTTCGGGTACGCGGACGTCCACCATGCCTTCCCGGAAGCGGTGTTCCCCGGAGCGGATGAGGAGGGAGCCGTCGGGCTCCGCACTGAAGTGCAGGTCGCTGGCGAGGTGTTGGTGGGTGCCGAGGTAGTCGAGGACGCGGTCGCCCTTGGGGCTGAGGACCATCTGGGCGTCGAAGCGCCGGGGGCGGCCGGGCAGGTGGAAGGTGCGCACGAAGGTCACCGTCTCACGGCCGAAGGTGTCGGTGTACGGCACGTTCTCGATGGTGAAGGGGAC
The nucleotide sequence above comes from Streptomyces sp. NL15-2K. Encoded proteins:
- a CDS encoding TetR/AcrR family transcriptional regulator is translated as MSPETAKSQETKTKLLEGALRTLTEQGIAKVSARTIATAAGVNQALVFYHFGSVDELLAAACRYGAERSVARYRPRFSAVTSLSELLAVGRQIHEAEQEGGHVALLGQLLAGAQTHDTLGPATAAGLELWIVEIEDVLRRVLAGTPFGEFTDPAGLARAVAASFVGIELYEGVDAAGANAALDALEQLGLLVAALEELGPVAQRAVRHHLRRTSRR
- a CDS encoding DUF4166 domain-containing protein; this encodes MTSIFRTVMGTDFDRLHPQLRRRFSVGLASGEACTGRGVMDRVWHGGAFVKPFLALGTTRNILVPRQGRHVPFTIENVPYTDTFGRETVTFVRTFHLPGRPRRFDAQMVLSPKGDRVLDYLGTHQHLASDLHFSAEPDGSLLIRSGEHRFREGMVDVRVPELIGATAEVRESYDDTAGRFRIRVRVVNRYFGPLFGYDGSFTATYSDIATRGVRPGLRPLREESRA